In the genome of Vanessa cardui chromosome 18, ilVanCard2.1, whole genome shotgun sequence, the window attgtggaataatatttctttaactttTAGCCGATTTTTTAAAACAACGGTGAAATTAGAACACAATAATAAGTACTTAGCTATAATAATGCAACCACTGTGttactgttttttaatattcaaaatacataatattttaataattgacaatGAAATCGACATATATGGTGTCCTATTTCATGTActttaatattgtaatcattATTTCCAGAGCGAATACGAGTGACTACAGACCAAATGGTCGCTGAATATGAACCAGTTGACGAAAACAGATTGAACAATGCAACAGTCAGCAGAAAATCCGAGATGATTCGTGACTGGTGTGATCAGAATAGTTTAGTTATTAACAAACTGTACCCGACGATACTCGGGGAGACTTGTCTCCTTGAAAACGAATCGGAGCCCTGGCGGAACTCTCACTTCAGACAAACCTTCGACGACACAAATAACAATTTAGACGAGACTACAAATACTTTTAAGACTTGTTTAACGAAGAGGAGTGTGGAAATAAGTGGCATACGAGCGATAGAACAAACAATTGATAAAACCAGATTATCATGCCATTGCACAAATGACGTCATACGACGCGGTAGTGTGTACGAGAATTTCTCTCTACCTGGCTCACCGAACAGCATTATCCACAGGAATTACAACAACAAGACAAGTTTGAAGAAATGCAAGAATCATTCAATTAATTCGACTAATGACTTAGTTAAGTCAACTCACACTCAAAGTCAATCGACTGATGAATCACAGGTTAATTTAGATAGGGTATTGGCTGTGGCGcagaataaaacaaatgaatggcTGTCTTCGTGTAGCGATATCTGCGGGGAGGATGTTAAATTAGGCACAAATACCAGGAGATCATCAGCGAGCAGCGGTGTTAGTAGCAACTTCTCTGGGAGTATAGTGTTAGCGAATGTGCAAGAGGAATATAAATACGAAGATAAGGAAGAAGACGTTGTTCTCATTGAAAGGCGGCTACTCATCACCTCTGTTGTGTGAGtacatgttatatgtatagagaTAGCTTGTTATGACCTTGGctttattaaaacatactaATCTTTATGCatgtccagtggttagaacgcgtgcatcttaaccgatgattgcgggttcaaacccaggcaagcaccgctaatttatgtgcttaactggtctttataattcatctcgtgctcagcggtgaaggaaaacatcgtgaggaaacctgcatgtgacaaatttcatagaaattctgccacatgtgtattccaccaacctgcattggaacagcgtggtggaatatgttccaaaaccttctcctcaaagggagaggaggcctttagcccagctgtgggatattacaggctgttgttgttgttgttatgcatTTCAaatcatactttattcaaagtgattattttcaaaagaatatttttttgattgtacataatttttttttcagactTCCCGTCGAAGAAACAGCCGAAACACCAGATCAGACAACTCTATCCGTGGCCTCGTCGCTCCCTTCCTCAATGGAGTATGATAACAACACACTTAGGGCTGAGCTCGTCCGCTTAGGTTTCAATCCAGGTCCTATACAAGAAAACACTAAGATGTTATACTTGAAGAAGCTTCAAGCTTTAAAAAAGAACCCTATTGTCGTCCAACGtgataataaaagtaagtatttaaatattttcaagttgTTATGAATCAATACTCAGTATAGAGTGTCtcattataataatcttttatgattaaaaaaatgcgctatatatataaaattaaaagttactaAATAAGATATTATGATACCTTGTAAaacaattcattatatttaatttattgtactaATTTTATTGTGTTCAACTGAAAGCATATAATCAAAAAGAAACATCTAGTTAGGTCATGATAGTTCATAGTTgcaaaattactatttatttagttaattgttacttttttgaatacttataaaaaaaataataataaatgccaATTATTTAAGCCTGGTAACGGACAAGTCTGCGGAgctttatacaaatacaaatttaataaaaataaattaaacttattttggAATTGTGATGATCTTTCCTCgtatctataaaattattaagtacaattttgttaaaaaaaaaattaataataatgcaatAACACCTTGTCATATTCACCAATGACCAaagagtataaaataattttggtttatGTTGATGGCAGTGTCAAAACTGACAATCTATTTTTTAGGGtttttaatataggtatatattatatatttataatttatttttattatgatactgGACAAATTCACTCGAGTGATATCAACaaaaagaatttataaaagtaattcttTCAACTATTCAGACTTGTTCtccatattaaattttatcaattaattttccGTTACAATAATTACCACATggaattgtatatgtatattaaatatctttttatagTATGTTACTGtatgaataataaatctttaaatttttagCATATAGTGTGGAACTAGAAAAATCACTCAGAAGTGACGACTGGATACAAAATCTGTCCCCATATATCGAACTAGAAAACATAGCAAAGTCGGATTTCTCGAAACTAGACAAAAAATGGCGGGAAGGCAACGCGAAAACGTCTTTTACATACCTACTGCTTGACCCGAGAGTGACAGCTAACCTGCCCGCCAAAGCTGGGAGGCAAAACCCTTATTTGTCTTGGAATACTTTCATAAATTCTATCTTTTATGTTGGAAAAGGTGTGttaattgttgttgttatatagtttgcattttagattttattttttaatttttactttttattctcTTGATGAtagctttgtgctagcccaaCTCGCATCATATATTAATGAGATGGTGGTACGTACCCAGCGGTTCGGTTCAAAGCGTGAATGGCCCAgtataactacaagcacaagagacataataacttagttaTCAAACTTTGTTTAGCATTGGGGATTTgaggattttttaaaatttatttcgttgTAAAAGTCTctaggcggtggtgaccacttaccataggGCCCCATTATCAATTTTCCCTTtcacatatttcttaaaaaatatagcatatagattttaatttattaattttagttattgttaGTTTGAATGTAAGGTTTAAAACAATAATCGTTTCAAAatatttgcatttgtttttatgCTTGCAATGGCCGGTACGTAAGAAGAATAGAGCACGAAAATTATTTGAATGGCCTGAACAAATAAGTCACGAGAGGTTATTGAACCCGGAAATTTCATCGCCAAAGACAATTTAGCCTTGACTAAAAccagtaatattgtttttttttcttcaggTAAACGATCCAGACCGTATTCTCACTTATATCAAGCGCTGATTCTTTGGAAGAAAAATTTCAAACAGTCGGGTGATAAAAAAGTCCAACACATCCTTGACATATGGTCCGACAAAGTGGGGGTTATATGTCTGCACGTATTTCAAAACGTTATTCCCGCCGAAGCGTACACGTACGAAGCCGCCATGATTGATGTCATTGGccttccaaatttgaaaaatttaaaaactggtAATTACTACGGCGTCGCTTCATCATGGCCGCACAGGGAACGCCGCATGCTAGGCTTGTATCTTTTATATAAAGCAATGCTTATATTTCTTTGCGAAGGAGAAAGGCAATTGAGACCTGACGATATATAGACTGATATTTAAttcttacttttaattaatatttataaatatttttagctaCCTAATAAACAGAAACCTGAATAGACCAAATACTACAAGCAGGGTTTGCATTCGTAAATTAACAGTGAAACGGATAtcgcaaaaaatataaatactatcacATGGTCGTACTTCGATCAAATTTTTGGGCACATTTATACTTTGCCTTAAAACTGATACTATAATtcgtatatagtatataaatactatggtattttaaattatgtaaatactaaacaaatgtatatacattttcgATGTCTAGTTTTTTTGCATATAGTTTCAAAATCTTAGAGTTATGCAACAGTGTGAGGAGATATTTTCAgacgtttttttataattaattattaatcaatgaaAATGTATTCCTAAGACGTAacattatagttaatatttggacgaatttattacataagcCACGGTAAGCATAAACATTACACACCTTATAATAACAGTATTAATATAGAATGATAAATCCTCCTGACGCTTACTAAAActcaatttagttttataaaatcttaattgttaaatttttcattaaactCGACATTGGCGAAATGTTATGCACGCAACTACAATACACGCCATTATagaactaattataaaatatgactaACACGTAACGCCTGCAGATATGACATATCcagatatattttatgaaataaatatgaaagtaaaataaatgaaaacataagtttcgttagttaaataaaaaatattaaatattgtgttaatAGATATAGCTATGTAGTATATAGTATACGCACTATCGAGAGCGGGTTCAGCGGGAGCGTGACCCCATAAGAAAGCGTCAATGTCGGGCGTCACGGCATATTACGTGCGCCGGTGTTGTTCCCCAAACGCCGACACTCTATAGATTCCCATCAACAAGTATTCCGCTCATGGAAACATTATTTAAGCGTAACCTTTTATACCATTAACAATCTTGCCAAACCTATTGTTTTGTACCTTTTTATGCTAACAAATATTAGCCAAAGATGACTATGACtgtattcataatattgtatttttacattgatatttcttataaaatttgtaCACTATTCTTAGTTACAATtcaatcagtatttttttaatttaatgtattaccTTTATGTACTAATAATgattttcgtattttattatgttaccacgtattttctaaattaaattattccccTAAGTTATCGATTTAAGATCTCAAAATTATCTGTAATTTGTACACTTAATGTCTCTctctcttaaaaataaaattaatgtattcttaCTTTGAAATTTTAACCTACTAACAACATTGTTCCTAGTCAATTTACATTAtgcataattataacattttttatataatgtatgtttatttaggaGCTAaggaaataaaacattattaagaaataatttatctttattattccTTTTTTCAACGTCTCGAATTCTTTTCTAAGAAATCAAAGTTGGCTTTACTTACATcgaaaaaatacacaaataatatatcgatacattataatacaacaatGTGTTGCATACCAAGTCACTGGTACGATACAAAATAATGAAAGCGTAATGAGCCGCGACTTCGCGtcgattgatataaaataattttcagtcTATCAACGCACTAGCGctatacaaaaaaacatttagcgtgcttttgttattatgtacatacaaaataaacactATGGATCCACTTTTATCTTTTAGCAAAACCTAAACAATGTTTGCTGcagtttcttataaaaatagaagttcgaattcgaatattaattaaacatgccCAAATAATGTTCGTCTTTCgaaactaataaactttaatccagaaatttatattatattaccaaTAATGCCCTTGGATATTTTGTACATTAATCTTTCTAAATATACCTcaagttaaaatgtttaattatacaatttctatATATTGCAAggagtttaaattattatgaaaatataatcttaGGCTCAACTGaagttttggaaaaaaaataagtttttcatTGAGAAACACTAAACGATAAATCTTAAAATCGATGTTTAAAATTCTTcatagaattttatttactaaatgaaAACACTTAGGCCCCACAATTTATACAAATCTCAGTTTTAATTTCTGAAACAGGTACACGCGTACATTGACTAACCTCTTTAAACAATACAGAGTcactacatataatatttgtcaTCTATGTGTTACAGAGGTCCACTACTTATGTTGAAATGCGATCAATCGACGTGCCTCTTTCATTCGACTAAAAATACACTCggataattacttaaaatacatttacactTAATGTGCTGACACTAGAACAACGATCGGTTTAATCTGTTACAGATAGGAAACATTGAAATGCAAACACAATACAGGACAGCAGCCGCATCAAGACTTTCGACTGGAAGACTATTCtttgttaaaatcaatacattcgTGTCCTATCAAATATTAAGATAACACAAAAATTAAGTTACATTAATCAAAATACAGCTTTTAACTAACAGTGCAGTACAGAAAGTTATGGAAACGCTAATCCCTTGTATTTGTGAATATCGGactatgagatttttttttttaataatatttatcttaaaagcCAGACATACATACGCACAGCGATATTCAAAACACTCCACAATTCTATAGAATGCTCTCTACATTATAAATAGTCGCTTCTCGCTAGTACCGAGACAG includes:
- the LOC124537625 gene encoding ankyrin repeat and LEM domain-containing protein 1-like; the encoded protein is MGTTYRELFKLYDLIQSGDAGSVERFLNDNSVDLNLILPCKGIGVLHLAVGIENLDKSRECTEIILKHGGDPNLSNDDGVTPVHIAAIWGKVDNLKLLLGCGGDPSRCDLDGISAFDYAVREQQWEVYDYLHNVVDLSDDSIGSQCAYTLDLERIRVTTDQMVAEYEPVDENRLNNATVSRKSEMIRDWCDQNSLVINKLYPTILGETCLLENESEPWRNSHFRQTFDDTNNNLDETTNTFKTCLTKRSVEISGIRAIEQTIDKTRLSCHCTNDVIRRGSVYENFSLPGSPNSIIHRNYNNKTSLKKCKNHSINSTNDLVKSTHTQSQSTDESQVNLDRVLAVAQNKTNEWLSSCSDICGEDVKLGTNTRRSSASSGVSSNFSGSIVLANVQEEYKYEDKEEDVVLIERRLLITSVVLPVEETAETPDQTTLSVASSLPSSMEYDNNTLRAELVRLGFNPGPIQENTKMLYLKKLQALKKNPIVVQRDNKTYSVELEKSLRSDDWIQNLSPYIELENIAKSDFSKLDKKWREGNAKTSFTYLLLDPRVTANLPAKAGRQNPYLSWNTFINSIFYVGKGKRSRPYSHLYQALILWKKNFKQSGDKKVQHILDIWSDKVGVICLHVFQNVIPAEAYTYEAAMIDVIGLPNLKNLKTGNYYGVASSWPHRERRMLGLYLLYKAMLIFLCEGERQLRPDDI